One Nitrospirota bacterium DNA segment encodes these proteins:
- the ilvC gene encoding ketol-acid reductoisomerase, with product MKMYYDQDADLQQIRSKKVAIIGFGSQGHAHGLNLKESGVSVVVGLREGGSWRKAEAAGLKVMPTADAAKSADVVMLLAPDEAQPAIYRNDIAPHLKNGAYLAFGHGFNIHFGQIVPPAGVNVFMVAPKGPGHLVRSEYTKGSGVPALLAVHQDPSGDTRKVGLAYASAIGGGRAGIIETTFREETETDLFGEQVVLCGGLTALIQAGYETLVNAGYSPEMAYFECLHEVKLIVDLIYEGGIANMRYSISTTAKYGDVTRGPRIITDETRREMQKILAEIQSGQFAKEWVLENQANRPVYNALLKKGEAHPIEEVGAKLRAMMPWLKKGKLVDKNKN from the coding sequence ATGAAGATGTATTACGATCAGGATGCGGATCTCCAGCAGATCCGGAGCAAGAAGGTCGCGATCATCGGGTTCGGCAGCCAGGGCCACGCCCACGGGCTGAACCTAAAGGAGAGCGGCGTCAGCGTGGTGGTAGGGCTCCGGGAGGGAGGCTCCTGGCGCAAGGCCGAGGCGGCCGGCCTCAAGGTCATGCCGACCGCGGACGCGGCGAAGAGCGCGGACGTCGTGATGCTCCTGGCTCCCGACGAAGCCCAGCCGGCCATCTACCGCAACGACATCGCGCCGCACCTGAAGAACGGGGCCTACCTCGCGTTCGGCCACGGGTTCAACATCCACTTCGGCCAGATCGTGCCGCCGGCCGGCGTCAACGTGTTCATGGTGGCGCCTAAGGGCCCGGGCCATCTGGTCCGCTCCGAGTACACGAAGGGAAGCGGGGTGCCGGCGCTGCTGGCCGTCCATCAGGACCCCAGCGGCGATACGCGCAAGGTCGGCCTCGCCTACGCGAGCGCGATCGGCGGCGGGCGGGCCGGGATCATCGAGACCACGTTCCGGGAGGAGACCGAGACCGACCTCTTCGGCGAGCAGGTCGTCCTCTGCGGCGGACTGACCGCTCTGATCCAGGCCGGTTACGAGACGCTGGTGAACGCCGGGTACTCGCCCGAGATGGCCTACTTCGAGTGTCTGCACGAGGTGAAGCTGATCGTGGACCTGATCTACGAGGGCGGCATCGCCAACATGCGCTACTCGATCAGCACCACGGCCAAGTACGGGGACGTGACGCGCGGCCCGCGGATCATCACCGACGAGACCCGCCGGGAGATGCAGAAGATCCTGGCGGAGATCCAGAGCGGGCAGTTCGCGAAAGAATGGGTGCTGGAGAACCAGGCCAACCGTCCCGTCTACAACGCCCTGCTGAAGAAGGGCGAGGCCCATCCGATCGAAGAGGTCGGGGCCAAGCTCCGGGCCATGATGCCTTGGCTGAAGAAGGGCAAGCTGGTCGACAAGAACAAGAACTGA
- the ilvB gene encoding biosynthetic-type acetolactate synthase large subunit: protein MKLTGAEIFLESLKREGVKTIFALPGGVVLKIFDVLHQQKDVEVVLTRHEQGAGHMAEGYAKATGKAGVALVTSGPGMTNVVTALADAYMDSVPLVCFTGQVPTSLIGNDAFQEADNVGLSRPCTKYNFLVKDVNDLAVTIKEAFYIATTGRPGPVLVDIPKDVSMNKTDFKYPSSVSIRGYNPTYEGNKWQIKQAADAILKAKKPVLYVGGGVVFSGASEELLELAELAQIPVDMTLMALGAFPGEHPLSMGMMGMHGTYWANMAVHYSDLVIAVGARFDDRVTGKVSEFCPYAKVIHIDIDPTSIRKNVHVDIPIVGDCKRVLRELNQILKATVNGEQRELRKPWWDQINEWRQAHPLAYEQDPNGAIKPQHVIKRLFELTKDRDPIVATDVGQHQMWSAQYFKLAKPRRWLTSGGLGTMGFGVPAAMGAQAAFRDKLVLCVAGDGSVQMNMQELATAVVHKLPIKVVIINNRFHGMVRQWQDLFYEGRYASSDLDTVPDFVKLAEAYGAVGLRAAKVSEVDDVIKQALAADKPVIVDVPVDRYENCYPMIPAGGCNHEMILGDPPELKKKQAAGAPVTPEDKDTVLTA from the coding sequence ATGAAACTCACCGGGGCTGAAATTTTCTTGGAGTCGCTCAAGCGCGAGGGGGTAAAGACCATCTTCGCCTTGCCGGGCGGCGTCGTCCTGAAGATCTTCGACGTGCTGCACCAGCAGAAGGACGTCGAGGTGGTGCTCACCCGCCACGAGCAGGGGGCGGGCCACATGGCCGAGGGCTATGCCAAGGCCACCGGCAAGGCCGGCGTGGCGCTCGTGACCTCCGGCCCCGGCATGACCAACGTGGTCACGGCTCTGGCCGACGCCTACATGGACTCGGTGCCGCTCGTCTGCTTCACCGGTCAGGTGCCGACCAGCCTGATTGGGAACGACGCCTTCCAGGAGGCGGACAACGTGGGGCTGAGCCGTCCCTGCACCAAGTACAACTTCCTCGTCAAGGACGTGAACGACCTGGCGGTCACGATCAAGGAAGCCTTCTACATCGCCACCACCGGCAGGCCGGGGCCGGTTCTCGTGGACATTCCGAAGGACGTGTCCATGAACAAGACCGACTTCAAGTACCCCAGCTCGGTCTCGATCCGGGGCTACAACCCGACCTACGAGGGAAACAAGTGGCAGATCAAGCAGGCGGCCGACGCGATCCTGAAGGCCAAGAAGCCGGTCCTCTACGTCGGCGGCGGCGTGGTCTTCTCCGGCGCCTCAGAGGAGCTTCTGGAGCTGGCCGAGCTGGCCCAGATTCCCGTGGACATGACGCTGATGGCCCTGGGGGCCTTTCCCGGCGAGCATCCGCTCTCGATGGGGATGATGGGCATGCACGGCACCTACTGGGCCAACATGGCCGTCCACTATTCGGACCTCGTGATCGCGGTGGGCGCCCGGTTCGACGACCGCGTGACCGGCAAGGTGTCGGAGTTCTGCCCCTACGCGAAGGTCATCCACATCGACATCGATCCGACCTCGATCCGGAAGAACGTCCACGTGGACATCCCGATCGTGGGGGACTGCAAGCGCGTGCTGCGGGAGCTGAACCAGATCCTGAAAGCCACGGTAAACGGGGAGCAGCGGGAACTGCGCAAGCCCTGGTGGGATCAGATCAACGAGTGGCGGCAGGCCCACCCGCTCGCGTACGAGCAGGACCCGAACGGCGCGATCAAGCCCCAGCACGTGATCAAGCGGCTCTTCGAGCTGACCAAGGACCGGGACCCGATCGTGGCCACGGACGTGGGGCAACACCAGATGTGGTCCGCCCAGTACTTCAAGCTGGCGAAGCCGCGCCGCTGGCTCACGTCCGGCGGGCTGGGGACCATGGGGTTCGGCGTGCCGGCCGCCATGGGGGCTCAGGCGGCCTTCCGGGACAAGCTGGTCCTCTGCGTGGCGGGGGACGGGAGCGTCCAGATGAACATGCAGGAACTGGCCACGGCGGTCGTGCACAAGCTGCCGATCAAGGTCGTCATCATCAACAACCGGTTCCACGGCATGGTGCGGCAGTGGCAGGACCTGTTCTACGAGGGGCGGTACGCGTCCAGCGACCTGGACACGGTGCCGGACTTCGTCAAGCTGGCCGAGGCTTACGGGGCCGTCGGACTGCGCGCGGCCAAGGTCTCGGAGGTGGACGACGTCATCAAGCAGGCGCTGGCGGCGGACAAGCCGGTGATCGTGGACGTGCCGGTGGACCGGTACGAGAACTGCTATCCGATGATCCCGGCCGGCGGGTGCAACCACGAGATGATCCTGGGCGATCCGCCCGAGCTCAAGAAAAAGCAGGCTGCCGGCGCGCCGGTGACCCCGGAGGACAAGGACACGGTGCTGACGGCATAA
- a CDS encoding phosphatidylserine decarboxylase family protein produces the protein MADRAVGIPIVREGLPFVAATGGSAALAGALGWTGPAAVLAGLAAFTAWFFRNPRRVAPLAAGSVVAPGDGRVIAIAEEFEPRYLKDQSIRVSIFLNVFDVHVNRIPCDGAVEEVAYQPGRFVAADRPEATLRNEQNALMIRTAQGAKVLCVQVAGLIARRIVCWASPGEQVRCGDRYGLIRFGSRMDLFLPLGAKLLVRVGERVKGGETLLAQFG, from the coding sequence ATGGCGGACCGGGCCGTCGGAATTCCGATCGTCAGGGAAGGGCTGCCGTTCGTGGCCGCGACGGGCGGCTCGGCGGCCTTGGCCGGAGCGCTCGGCTGGACAGGGCCGGCCGCGGTGCTGGCCGGGCTGGCCGCCTTTACCGCCTGGTTCTTTCGCAATCCGCGCCGGGTTGCGCCCCTCGCGGCCGGGTCGGTGGTGGCGCCGGGCGACGGTCGGGTCATCGCGATCGCCGAGGAGTTCGAGCCCCGCTACCTGAAGGATCAGAGCATCCGGGTGAGCATCTTTCTGAACGTCTTCGACGTGCACGTGAACCGGATTCCCTGCGACGGCGCGGTCGAGGAGGTGGCCTACCAGCCGGGCCGGTTCGTGGCGGCCGACAGGCCGGAGGCGACGCTGCGGAACGAGCAGAACGCTCTGATGATCAGGACCGCCCAGGGCGCCAAGGTGCTCTGCGTCCAGGTGGCCGGGCTGATCGCGCGGCGGATCGTCTGTTGGGCTTCGCCCGGCGAGCAGGTCCGGTGCGGCGACCGGTACGGCCTGATCCGGTTCGGCTCGCGGATGGACCTGTTCCTGCCGCTCGGGGCGAAGCTGCTGGTCCGGGTTGGGGAACGGGTGAAGGGGGGCGAGACCCTGCTCGCCCAGTTCGGCTGA
- the ilvN gene encoding acetolactate synthase small subunit: MEHIISVLVENKFGVLSRVAGLFSGRGFNIESLSVAPSLDPSMSMMTIVTKGDDRIIEQIVKQLNKLIDVIKVVDLNESEFVARETALIKVHAKPEDRAEALRIADIFRANVVDSTPTTYTIEVTGDIKKIEAIINLLQPLGIKELVRTGRVAIAREPIRPAAAQPKRIAKE; the protein is encoded by the coding sequence ATGGAACACATCATCTCGGTCCTGGTCGAAAACAAGTTCGGGGTGCTCTCGCGGGTGGCCGGCCTGTTCAGCGGGCGCGGGTTCAACATCGAGAGCCTGTCCGTCGCGCCCTCGCTGGATCCGTCCATGTCCATGATGACGATCGTCACCAAGGGCGACGACCGGATCATCGAGCAGATCGTCAAGCAGCTCAACAAGCTGATCGACGTGATCAAGGTCGTGGACCTGAACGAGAGCGAGTTCGTGGCGCGCGAGACCGCGCTCATCAAGGTCCATGCGAAGCCGGAGGACCGGGCCGAGGCCCTGCGGATCGCCGACATCTTCCGGGCCAACGTGGTGGATTCCACCCCGACCACCTACACGATCGAGGTGACCGGCGACATCAAGAAGATCGAGGCGATCATCAACCTGCTGCAGCCGCTCGGCATCAAGGAACTGGTCCGGACCGGCCGGGTGGCCATCGCGCGGGAGCCGATCCGGCCCGCCGCCGCGCAGCCGAAGCGGATCGCCAAAGAATAG